One Falsarthrobacter nasiphocae DNA segment encodes these proteins:
- a CDS encoding GMC oxidoreductase: MPTAASTPRIAIIGSGYGGAVAALRLAQAGKQVDLIEMGQDWDKSAPEGARFSRMDRPDARSMWFENRTDMPYTYLSGLDWINRAVPYSAGALGIERFAAMKVYVGKGLGGGSLVNGGMAVTPRRSFVEKVMPQIDVNEMYTTYLPRANSELGVAQPAADMIGNSPYYQFTRTAAAQNAKAGYQTVTVPNVYDWNYMRMESFGRVPKSALASEVIFGNNYGKKSLTKTYLAKALATGRVNVKALTEVTRIRRSGAAYVLSTKTISALGAVLNTAETTYDKVILAAGSVGTTRLLLKAQANGDLTGLSDKLGKGWGPNGNTMVARLLSGANSTTGTVQSGIPAQGLMAWDDSEASVFAEIAPFPVGLETRTAGYLALTNNPNTGTFTFNTTTGKMELDWDAAKHAPSVAATKAVMERLNAANGGATRTDMLENGKGYSDYFTYHPLGGCVLGQATDLNGELTGAPGVFVMDSSLIPAKLGVNPFVFITALAERNMDKLLAAGRLA; encoded by the coding sequence ATGCCCACTGCTGCATCCACTCCACGCATCGCCATCATCGGCTCTGGCTACGGAGGCGCGGTCGCCGCCCTCCGCCTTGCCCAGGCTGGCAAGCAGGTCGACCTCATCGAGATGGGTCAGGACTGGGACAAGTCCGCCCCGGAGGGAGCTCGCTTCTCCCGCATGGACCGGCCCGACGCCCGATCCATGTGGTTCGAGAACCGAACTGACATGCCGTACACCTACCTCAGCGGTCTGGACTGGATCAACCGAGCCGTCCCGTATTCGGCAGGCGCCCTTGGGATCGAGCGCTTCGCCGCCATGAAGGTCTACGTCGGCAAGGGCCTCGGCGGCGGATCGCTCGTCAACGGCGGCATGGCGGTCACCCCGCGCCGCTCGTTCGTCGAAAAGGTCATGCCGCAGATCGACGTCAACGAGATGTACACGACCTACCTCCCCCGCGCGAACTCCGAGCTGGGAGTCGCCCAGCCCGCGGCTGACATGATCGGCAACTCGCCGTACTACCAGTTCACACGCACCGCCGCCGCGCAGAACGCCAAGGCCGGCTACCAGACCGTGACCGTCCCGAACGTGTACGACTGGAACTACATGCGCATGGAGTCCTTCGGCCGCGTCCCGAAGTCCGCCCTCGCGAGCGAGGTCATCTTCGGCAACAACTACGGCAAGAAGTCCCTCACCAAGACGTACCTCGCCAAGGCCCTCGCCACGGGACGCGTCAACGTCAAGGCGCTGACCGAGGTCACCCGCATCCGCCGCTCCGGCGCAGCATATGTGCTCTCCACCAAGACCATCTCCGCTCTCGGCGCAGTGCTGAACACCGCGGAGACCACGTATGACAAAGTCATCCTCGCCGCGGGCTCGGTGGGCACCACGCGCCTGCTCCTCAAGGCGCAGGCCAACGGGGACCTCACGGGACTCTCGGACAAGCTCGGCAAGGGCTGGGGCCCCAATGGCAACACCATGGTCGCGCGCTTGCTCAGCGGCGCGAACTCCACGACAGGCACCGTCCAGTCCGGCATTCCCGCCCAGGGCCTGATGGCCTGGGACGACTCGGAGGCGTCCGTCTTCGCGGAGATTGCCCCGTTCCCGGTTGGCCTTGAGACCCGCACCGCGGGCTACCTCGCCCTGACGAACAACCCCAACACGGGCACGTTCACCTTCAACACGACAACGGGCAAGATGGAACTCGACTGGGATGCTGCGAAGCACGCCCCCTCCGTCGCCGCGACCAAGGCTGTGATGGAACGTCTCAACGCAGCCAATGGCGGAGCGACGCGCACGGACATGCTGGAGAACGGCAAGGGCTACTCCGACTACTTCACCTACCACCCCCTGGGCGGCTGTGTCCTGGGCCAGGCCACGGATCTCAACGGTGAGCTGACGGGCGCCCCTGGCGTCTTCGTCATGGACAGCTCCCTCATCCCCGCCAAGCTCGGTGTCAACCCCTTCGTGTTCATCACTGCGCTGGCCGAGCGCAATATGGACAAGCTGCTCGCCGCCGGCCGCCTCGCCTGA
- a CDS encoding DedA family protein, translated as MDIPSFLGSIPPWLVYALVGLVVGVESIGIPLPGETILVASTLLSLHPDANINPWIIAACATTGAVIGDSIGYTVGRTYGTRLLTWLTRRFPRHISPAHIKYAEHVFDRWGTWTVFFGRFVAGLRILAGPLAGTLRIEYRRFLLANVTGGIFWAFGTVGFIVLVGDAAHHYLKEFAWVGFLAVLVLALAAGGLLHKRVKEGVARFAAEEPTEAQEPERA; from the coding sequence GTGGACATCCCGTCCTTCCTGGGATCAATCCCTCCCTGGCTGGTCTATGCCCTCGTGGGTCTCGTCGTCGGCGTGGAGAGCATTGGCATCCCCTTGCCGGGCGAGACGATCCTCGTGGCCTCCACCCTCTTGTCCTTGCACCCGGACGCGAACATCAACCCGTGGATCATCGCCGCCTGCGCCACCACGGGCGCCGTCATTGGGGACTCCATCGGCTACACCGTCGGGCGCACGTACGGGACCCGGCTGCTCACCTGGCTCACTCGGCGGTTCCCCCGGCACATCTCCCCGGCGCACATCAAATACGCCGAGCACGTCTTTGACCGGTGGGGCACGTGGACGGTGTTCTTCGGCCGATTCGTGGCTGGCCTGCGCATTCTCGCGGGGCCGCTTGCCGGCACGCTGCGCATTGAGTACCGCCGCTTCCTCTTGGCCAACGTCACGGGCGGCATCTTCTGGGCGTTCGGCACGGTCGGATTCATCGTCCTGGTCGGGGACGCCGCCCACCACTACCTCAAGGAGTTCGCGTGGGTGGGCTTCCTGGCGGTCCTCGTCCTCGCCCTCGCGGCCGGCGGCCTGCTGCACAAGCGGGTCAAGGAGGGCGTAGCCCGCTTCGCGGCGGAAGAGCCCACGGAGGCCCAGGAGCCTGAGCGGGCCTAG
- a CDS encoding HipA N-terminal domain-containing protein: MKRLHLLLQGNHIGTLIQDDFGAKRIEYLPGLDNSASLSVALPYRESPYKNKPTMAYIEGLIPEGEAVRQSMAEEFSLSTQHVGNRLRQLINAPGGSWIGRAER, from the coding sequence ATGAAGAGGCTCCACCTTCTCCTACAGGGGAATCACATCGGGACCCTGATCCAAGACGACTTCGGGGCCAAGAGGATCGAGTACCTGCCGGGCCTGGACAACAGCGCCTCCCTCTCGGTCGCTCTCCCGTATCGTGAATCCCCCTATAAGAACAAGCCAACGATGGCCTACATAGAAGGCCTCATTCCTGAAGGCGAGGCCGTGCGCCAATCGATGGCGGAAGAATTCTCCCTCAGCACACAGCATGTTGGGAACCGACTGCGCCAACTCATCAATGCGCCTGGAGGAAGCTGGATTGGACGCGCGGAACGCTGA